From a single Brassica rapa cultivar Chiifu-401-42 chromosome A01, CAAS_Brap_v3.01, whole genome shotgun sequence genomic region:
- the LOC103862736 gene encoding protein SINE4 produces the protein MEERHERLNQQFTELEKEWAAMKTSKGSSAVSRITTEEAMEFVENSPRKLMLSLQHDEVCPEAEMRSPCRRKLFHGSDDDNDDETKMTPLSHSTCWSSNVMRVGCTNKNKKEMKKKKKKIGMIVCVSMVVILLMSMFLAVLIDGFDNRQVNTLVPT, from the coding sequence ATGGAAGAAAGACATGAGCGACTGAATCAACAGTTCACTGAGCTTGAAAAGGAATGGGCGGCCATGAAAACAAGCAAAGGCTCATCTGCAGTTTCGCGTATCACTACTGAAGAAGCTATGGAGTTTGTGGAAAACTCTCCAAGAAAGCTGATGCTCTCTCTCCAACACGATGAGGTTTGTCCAGAGGCAGAGATGAGATCACCCTGTAGGAGAAAACTCTTTCACGGCtctgatgatgataatgatgacgAGACAAAGATGACACCGTTGTCTCATTCGACTTGTTGGTCTTCGAATGTGATGAGAGTGGGATGTACTAATAAGAAcaagaaggagatgaagaagaagaagaaaaaaataggaATGATTGTGTGTGTTAGTATGGTTGTTATTTTGTTAATGTCCATGTTTTTGGCTGTTTTGATTGATGGTTTTGACAATAGGCAGGTTAATACTTTGGTTCCTACTtga